The following proteins are encoded in a genomic region of Sebastes fasciatus isolate fSebFas1 chromosome 12, fSebFas1.pri, whole genome shotgun sequence:
- the gprc6a gene encoding G-protein coupled receptor family C group 6 member A: protein MAWLALVIYLHITLFLIILEIGHATEEDTRVVGATAPGDIIIGGIFSIHGDVDKKNSSFAPHPQPCIRFEPRRLVKMLAMINAIEIMNKSPLLTDVNITLGYRILDSCSDVGRALRATADFTRRADCDTCGQPVMAVIGASSSEISIAVARQLTLKMIPQISYSSTAVILSDKTRFPAFMRTIPNDEYQTAAMVSLLSTYGWNWVGIVTTDGNYGKSALDHFVSQASEKGICVAFKSILPQSVTSPGVHSAIKQTARTIYENPKVQVIVSFAKPAHMMYLYHELRDEMQRAGQNMSMSRVWLASDNWSSASFVPGNLTLEDIGHIVGFTFKSGDLSSFSEYLSRLEAAGRDYTRNNTFMQEFYKHLNASKYYGEAELVSEAAKTLRGHTHPTSILSVEMAVSAIAQAVASICRSRDCKASGAVRPWEVLKALRIRPFKLREKSYKFDKRGDINLGYDVTMWRSDGGNIRVHEVVAEYHPHNKSFTNTNHSTTQQLRDLKDIISKCSKACVPGEFKKTTEGQHTCCYECINCTANHYSNSTDMDQCLSCDIEKEWSPEGSSNCTAKANIFFSWQDGFAVVLLTFSALGILLALLVSALFLHQRDTPVVKAAGGPLSQVILFSLVISNISAVLFVGQPNDYQCNARQVLFGISFTLCVSCILVKTLQILLAFRLDPGLQLVLRRLYQPYVVVSICVALQVATCICWLVIKNPFKDTTNNPTTVLHYCHEGSYLAFGVMLGYIAVLALVCFICAYKGRKLPQQYNEAKFITFSMLLYLISWMLFVPVYVSTTGVYLQAVEMVVILISNYGILSCHFFPKCYIILFKKEQNTKTAFKKNLYEYSNRTKGSISVSAVSDSTDTTSSTGSTTSLHRGSVRRHSLRRRSSF from the exons ATGGCCTGGCTTGCTCTTGTGATCTATTTGCACATCACACTTTTTCTTATTATTCTGGAAATAGGACATGCCACTGAGGAGGACACCAGAGTGGTGGGAGCTACAGCCCCAGGAGATATCATCATTGGAGGAATCTTTTCCATTCATGGAGACGTAGACAAAAAGAACAGCTCATTTGCACCCCATCCACAGCCATGTATCAG GTTTGAACCAAGACGCCTGGTGAAGATGTTGGCTATGATCAATGCTATAGAGATCATGAATAAATCCCCTCTGCTGACTGATGTTAACATCACTCTGGGCTACCGCATCCTGGACTCCTGCTCTGATGTTGGCAGAGCTCTGAGAGCCACAGCAGACTTCACCCGGCGGGCCGACTGCGACACTTGTGGCCAGCCGGTCATGGCTGTCATAGGGGCCTCTAGCTCTGAAATATCCATCGCCGTCGCCAGGCAACTGACTCTCAAGATGATTCCTCAA ATCAGTTATTCATCAACCGCTGTCATTCTGAGTGATAAGACCCGCTTCCCTGCCTTCATGAGGACCATTCCTAATGACGAGTATCAGACAGCTGCCATGGTCAGTCTGCTCAGCACCTACGGCTGGAACTGGGTGGGAATAGTTACCACCGATGGAAATTACGGCAAATCGGCTCTCGACCACTTTGTGTCTCAGGCTTCTGAAAAAGGGATCTGTGTGGCCTTCAAATCAATCCTACCGCAATCTGTAACCAGCCCGGGCGTCCACTCCGCCATCAAGCAGACTGCCAGGACCATCTACGAGAATCCCAAGGTACAGGTGATCGTGTCGTTTGCCAAGCCGGCTCACATGATGTACCTTTACCACGAGCTTCGGGATGAGATGCAGAGAGCAGGACAGAATATGTCGATGAGTAGAGTCTGGTTGGCCAGTGACAACTGGTCCTCCGCCAGCTTTGTGCCAGGAAACCTAACTCTGGAGGACATCGGACACATTGTGGGCTTCACCTTCAAAAGTGGAGACCTGTCGTCATTCAGCGAGTACCTGAGCAGACTGGAGGCAGCTGGACGTGACTACACAAGGAATAACACCTTCATGCAGGAGTTCTACAAGCATCTGAATGCGAGTAAATATTACGGAGAGGCTGAGCTGGTGTCTGAAGCTGCGAAGACGCTGAGAGGACACACTCATCCTACCAGTATCTTGAGTGTTGAGATGGCTGTGAGCGCCATTGCTCAAGCTGTGGCGTCTATCTGCAGGAGCAGAGACTGCAAAGCATCCGGCGCAGTGCGACCCTGGGAG GTGCTGAAAGCTCTGCGGATAAGGCCGTTTAAACTCAGAGAAAAGAGCTACAAGTTCGACAAAAGAGGAGACATCAACCTGGGCTATGATGTGACAATGTGGAGGTCAGACGGAGGGAACATCCGTGTCCACGAAGTTGTTGCTGAGTATCACCCACACAATAAAAGCTTCACCAACACCAACCACAGCACCACCCAACAGCTCCGGGACCTGAAG GACATCATCTCAAAATGCTCCAAAGCCTGCGTCCCTGGAGAGTTCAAGAAAACGACGGAGGGTCAACACACTTGTTGTTACGAGTGCATCAACTGTACGGCGAACCACTACTCTAATAGCACAG ATATGGACCAGTGTCTGAGCTGTGACATAGAAAAAGAGTGGTCTCCTGAAGGCAGCTCCAACTGTACTGCCAAAGCCAACATCTTCTTCTCCTGGCAGGATGGCTTCGCCGTGGTGCTCCTGACTTTCTCCGCCCTCGGCATCCTCCTGGCTCTGCTGGTGTCGGCTCTGTTTCTGCATCAGCGCGACACTCCTGTTGTGAAGGCTGCCGGAGGGCCACTTAGCCAGGTTATCCTGTTCTCTCTGgtcatcagtaacatcagtgcCGTGCTGTTTGTAGGCCAGCCCAACGATTACCAGTGTAACGCTCGACAGGTGCTCTTCGGCATCAGCTTCACCCTGTGTGTCTCCTGCATCCTGGTCAAGACCCTGCAGATCCTGCTCGCCTTCCGGCTCGACCCCGGGTTGCAGTTGGTTCTGCGGAGGCTCTACCAGCCTTACGTCGTCGTCAGCATCTGTGTGGCCTTACAGGTAGCTACCTGCATCTGCTGGCTGGTCATCAAAAACCCATTTAAAGACACCACCAACAATCCAACCACTGTGCTGCACTACTGTCATGAGGGCTCATATTTGGCCTTCGGGGTGATGCTGGGCTACATAGCCGTTCTGGCTTTAGTGTGTTTCATCTGTGCCTACAAAGGACGCAAACTGCCACAGCAGTACAACGAAGCAAAGTTCATCACCTTCAGCATGCTACTTTACCTCATCTCCTGGATGCTCTTTGTTCCCGTCTACGTCAGCACCACAGGAGTGTACCTGCAGGCTGTGGAGATGGTGGTCATTCTCATCTCCAACTACGGCATCCTCAGCTGTCATTTCTTCCCAAAGTGTTACATAATCCTTTTTAAGAAGGAACAAAACACCAAGACTGCTTTCAAGAAGAATCTGTATGAATACTCCAACAGAACCAAAGGTTCCATCTCTGTGTCTGCGGTGTCAGACAGCACTGACACGACCAGCTCTACTGGTTCTACAACTAGTTTGCACAGAGGTTCAGTTAGACGACACAGCctcagaagaagaagcagctttTAA